The DNA window AAACTCTGAGGAAGGGAAATGGATAAGCAACAGATTCAGTCCTGTGGTGATGAACTCTACCAAGCTATGCTCACCCGCACGGCTGTGCGCCCGCTGACTGAGCGTTTTAGCGATATCACCATTGAGGATGCTTACAACATATCTCTCCGAATTCTGGAGCGCCGTACCGAGTCCGGAGAAAAGGTGATCGGTAAAAAAATCGGACTCACCTCCAAGGCTGTGCAAAACATGCTTAAGGTTGGTCAGCCTGACTTCGGCTACCTAACAGACAAAATGGCTTTTAGCCAAGGCGAGGAAGTCCAGATATCGGATCGCCTGATGCAGCCCAAGGCTGAAGGCGAAATCGCGTTCATCCTGAAAAAAGATCTGATGGGGCCAGGGTTGACGGCAGCTGACGTACTGGCGGCAACCGATTGTGTGCTCCCTTGTTTCGAGGTGGTCGACTCCCGGATCGAAAACTGGGAAATAAAAATTCAGGACACCGTGGCTGACAATGCCTCCTGCGGCGTTTTTCTGCTGGGCGATAGGGCTGTGAATCCACGTAAGGTGGACCTGGCGACCTGCGGCATGGTGGTTGAAAAAAATGGGTCAATCATCAGCACCGGAGCAGGCGCTGCGGCTTTGGGTAGCCCGGTTACCTGTGTGACATGGCTGGCAAACACTTTGGGGCAATTTGGAATTCCGCTGAAAGCTGGGGAAGTGATTTTGTCGGGTTCACTGGTGCCATTAGAGCCTGTCCAGGCGGGCGACTTTATGAGTGTCAGCGTGGGTGGAATTGGCGGTGCGTCCGTCCGTTTTA is part of the Marinobacter sp. JH2 genome and encodes:
- the dmpE gene encoding 2-oxopent-4-enoate hydratase, translated to MDKQQIQSCGDELYQAMLTRTAVRPLTERFSDITIEDAYNISLRILERRTESGEKVIGKKIGLTSKAVQNMLKVGQPDFGYLTDKMAFSQGEEVQISDRLMQPKAEGEIAFILKKDLMGPGLTAADVLAATDCVLPCFEVVDSRIENWEIKIQDTVADNASCGVFLLGDRAVNPRKVDLATCGMVVEKNGSIISTGAGAAALGSPVTCVTWLANTLGQFGIPLKAGEVILSGSLVPLEPVQAGDFMSVSVGGIGGASVRFI